In Thermoplasmataceae archaeon, the genomic window GAACAGGACCTCCCTCACGGCAATTGCAAAGGATATAGGAATATCTCCTTCATCGCTATCGGAGACTATTCGCCGCGGAACAAAGAAAGCAGTTGTATACTATATGGAAAATAAAAAGTAACTCTTTCTATCTTAAGGAAAGTATTTTGCAAGAATTTCGGTGAATAATTAATATTGTGGAATATGTATTGGGTGAACATGAAAGGTAGGGTGACATACCGTATTCTGAGGATGCCCATGATCTATCCCTTTGAGACAAGTTTTGGGAGGCAGACTGAAAGGGTGCCGATTATATTCAGAATGGAAAAGGACGGGATAACAAGTTATTCCGAATGCGTAACCGATGTTGATCCGTTCTACAGCTATGAATCAAATTCCACTGCCCTTTATATAATAAAGAATTACCTGGGAAAGATCCTGAAGAATGCGGAAACCCCGCAGGACTTTATTGATGGAGCTGCAGTTATCAAAGGTCACAACATGGCTAAAGGAGCCCTGGAAATGCTTCTCTGGGATCATTCTGCCAGGATGTCCGGGATACCTCTGCACAGCATGCTTGGGGAAAACAAGGGATATGCCGAAGTGGGTATATCTATAGGTATGGAAACAATACCAGGGCTTTTGGACAAGGTCAGAAACGCAGTAAATTCGGGTTATAGAAGGATAAAGGTCAAAATTAAGAGGGGAAGGGAAATGGAAATCCTATCAGCTGTCAGGGACTCATTCCCGGATGTTCGGTTGACTGCAGACGCTAACTCAGATTATAGCACTAAGGACGCTGATCTGCTCAAGAAACTCGATAAATTCAATATGGAATACATTGAGCAGCCATTCGATCATGATGACCTTATTTATCACAGTAGACTTGCAAAAGACATCAGCACACCCATATGCCTGGATGAATCCATTACATCTCCCGAAAAGGCAAGAAAAGCGCTGGAGATAGGTGCATGCAGTGTCATAAACATCAAGCCAGGGAGGGTTGGGGGTTTCTCGAATTCCCTAAAAATCGCAAA contains:
- the menC gene encoding o-succinylbenzoate synthase, with product MKGRVTYRILRMPMIYPFETSFGRQTERVPIIFRMEKDGITSYSECVTDVDPFYSYESNSTALYIIKNYLGKILKNAETPQDFIDGAAVIKGHNMAKGALEMLLWDHSARMSGIPLHSMLGENKGYAEVGISIGMETIPGLLDKVRNAVNSGYRRIKVKIKRGREMEILSAVRDSFPDVRLTADANSDYSTKDADLLKKLDKFNMEYIEQPFDHDDLIYHSRLAKDISTPICLDESITSPEKARKALEIGACSVINIKPGRVGGFSNSLKIAKIAREFKAHIWIGGMLETGIGRSFNISLASSALVDYPGDTSPNSRYFHRDIVRNPFMMEHGKVTPSSLSGAGYDLDMDAFVSYTIEEGTIFEW